A genomic window from Vicinamibacterales bacterium includes:
- a CDS encoding polysaccharide biosynthesis/export family protein, which translates to MKTLLAALLVALPYVQQPAAPPATAPPPSSPPEYIVGPQDLLAVSVQGVAELTRDVIVDQDGTFDFPYIGRISAAGKGVRAIEAEIKSRLSPRYLVNPVVNVDVKAFRSQVVYVLGAVVRPGSIRIAGNATLMSVLAEVGFSTKSGSVITITRRPRGSRASGPAANAPNAETIKVNRKELELGSAQTIVLQDGDTISVPEAEKFTVTGYVRSPGVFELDGDISVLQALAIAGGATEQGATNRIEIQRAGEAKPLKNVKMSEMVKPGDIITVPRKRI; encoded by the coding sequence ATGAAGACGCTTCTCGCCGCGCTGCTCGTCGCGCTGCCGTACGTTCAACAGCCGGCGGCGCCGCCCGCCACCGCGCCGCCGCCCTCATCGCCGCCCGAGTACATCGTCGGACCGCAGGATCTGCTGGCGGTGTCCGTGCAGGGGGTCGCCGAGCTGACGCGCGACGTGATCGTCGATCAGGACGGCACCTTCGACTTCCCGTACATCGGGCGGATCAGCGCGGCGGGCAAGGGCGTGCGCGCGATCGAAGCGGAGATCAAGAGCCGGCTGTCACCGCGTTACCTGGTGAACCCGGTCGTCAACGTCGACGTGAAGGCGTTTCGATCGCAGGTCGTCTACGTGCTCGGCGCGGTGGTCAGGCCCGGTTCCATCAGGATCGCCGGCAACGCGACGCTGATGAGCGTGCTCGCCGAGGTGGGCTTCAGCACCAAGTCGGGCTCGGTGATCACCATCACGCGCCGGCCCAGGGGATCGCGCGCGAGCGGCCCGGCGGCGAACGCACCGAACGCCGAGACGATCAAAGTGAACCGGAAGGAGCTCGAGCTCGGCAGCGCCCAGACCATCGTCCTGCAGGACGGCGACACGATCAGCGTGCCGGAAGCGGAGAAGTTCACGGTCACCGGCTACGTGCGATCCCCCGGGGTGTTCGAGCTGGACGGCGACATCAGCGTGCTCCAGGCGCTCGCGATCGCGGGGGGCGCGACCGAGCAGGGAGCGACGAACCGGATCGAGATCCAGCGCGCCGGCGAGGCCAAGCCGCTCAAGAACGTGAAGATGAGCGAGATGGTGAAGCCCGGCGACATCATCACCGTTCCGCGCAAGCGAATCTGA
- a CDS encoding outer membrane beta-barrel protein: MFRRLLLAVLFTAAAAPPAAAQITPPPDPDTPLIQAGPFGISPTLMLRELGRDENVFNERDDPKGDFTFTLLPRAEVLFKPRALRVSYVASTEYVYYRTYESERSTNVSSAVRADLALRWLHPYVMASGTNTRQRLNQEVDIRARRRERVYGGGVGVRVGTRLTLGAAGRTTRLRFDEGTFRGEDLAASFDSDLDAVDASAGLQLTPFTSFVLTVSHEQQRFRAAGERDSDSLRITPSFTFSPEAVLNGSIALGYRRFSPRNRALADYAGLVATATVGTTLWSRHRLEMIFARDLRYSYERATPYYLATGGNVTVTSQLAGPFDLRLIGGWQSLDYRGVQGPSAVAQPGNDTFSTYGGGLGYRLRDQLRLGINAEWSGRDSELSLDREYRNRRIFASVTWGKQI, from the coding sequence ATGTTTCGACGCCTGCTGCTGGCCGTCCTCTTCACCGCCGCCGCGGCGCCGCCCGCAGCCGCGCAGATCACGCCGCCGCCCGACCCGGACACGCCGCTCATCCAGGCGGGCCCGTTCGGCATCAGCCCGACACTGATGCTGCGGGAGCTGGGACGCGATGAGAACGTCTTCAACGAGCGCGACGATCCGAAAGGGGACTTCACCTTCACGCTGCTGCCGCGCGCCGAGGTGCTGTTCAAGCCGCGCGCGCTCCGCGTCTCGTACGTCGCGTCGACCGAATACGTCTACTACCGCACCTACGAGAGCGAGCGCTCCACGAACGTGTCGTCTGCCGTCCGCGCGGATCTCGCGCTCCGGTGGCTCCACCCGTACGTGATGGCCAGCGGCACCAACACCCGCCAGCGGCTCAATCAGGAAGTCGACATTCGCGCCCGGCGCCGCGAACGCGTCTACGGCGGCGGCGTCGGCGTCCGGGTCGGCACCCGGCTGACGCTCGGCGCCGCGGGCCGGACGACGCGCCTGCGCTTCGACGAAGGCACGTTCCGCGGTGAAGATCTGGCGGCCAGCTTCGACAGCGATCTCGACGCCGTCGACGCGTCGGCGGGGCTGCAGCTCACGCCCTTCACGTCGTTCGTGCTGACGGTCTCCCACGAGCAGCAGCGCTTCCGGGCCGCCGGCGAGCGCGATTCGGATTCGCTCCGCATCACGCCGTCGTTCACGTTCAGTCCCGAAGCGGTCCTGAACGGCTCGATCGCGCTCGGCTACCGCAGGTTCTCGCCGCGCAACCGCGCCCTCGCCGACTATGCCGGGCTCGTCGCCACCGCCACGGTCGGCACCACGCTGTGGAGCCGGCATCGGCTGGAGATGATCTTCGCGCGCGACCTGCGATATTCGTACGAGCGGGCGACGCCGTATTACCTCGCCACCGGCGGCAACGTGACCGTGACCAGCCAGCTCGCCGGTCCGTTCGATCTGCGGCTGATCGGCGGATGGCAGTCGCTGGACTACCGCGGCGTGCAGGGGCCATCGGCGGTCGCGCAGCCGGGCAACGACACGTTCAGCACCTACGGCGGCGGGCTCGGCTACCGTCTGCGCGATCAACTCCGCCTCGGGATCAACGCGGAATGGTCCGGGCGCGACTCCGAGCTTTCTCTCGACCGCGAGTATCGGAACCGGCGCATCTTTGCGTCCGTGACGTGGGGTAAACAGATATGA
- a CDS encoding class I SAM-dependent methyltransferase, translating to MTAVAADVEARARQSLGRAHRAIHATVAALLRARGARGVLADVGCGTGDLAREMGGSFESIVGIDAVRYDGLPPDVTFVRADLDAERLPLDDASVDVAVAVEVIEHLENPRAFVRELARITKPGGWVALTTPNQLSALSLLTLIVKGRFSAFQERDYPAHRTALLEIDLRRIAAECGLGEVAVAYSRRGRLPLTRFHYPAAIAAAAPRWFSDNLAMIGRRCASRS from the coding sequence GTGACCGCCGTCGCCGCGGACGTCGAGGCGCGTGCCAGGCAATCGCTTGGCCGCGCCCATCGCGCCATCCATGCGACGGTGGCTGCGCTCCTCCGCGCGCGCGGGGCGCGCGGCGTCCTGGCGGACGTCGGCTGCGGAACGGGCGATCTCGCGCGTGAAATGGGCGGAAGCTTCGAGTCGATTGTCGGGATCGACGCCGTTCGCTACGACGGCCTGCCGCCGGACGTCACGTTCGTGCGAGCCGATCTGGACGCCGAACGGCTCCCGCTCGACGATGCATCGGTCGACGTCGCGGTGGCGGTGGAAGTGATCGAACATCTCGAGAATCCCCGCGCGTTCGTGCGCGAGCTGGCGCGAATCACGAAACCCGGCGGCTGGGTCGCGCTGACCACCCCGAACCAGTTGAGCGCGCTCAGCCTGCTGACCCTGATCGTGAAGGGACGGTTCTCGGCGTTCCAGGAGCGTGACTATCCCGCGCATCGCACCGCGCTGCTGGAGATCGATCTTCGCCGCATCGCCGCCGAGTGCGGGCTCGGCGAGGTGGCCGTCGCTTATTCGCGCCGCGGGCGGCTGCCGCTGACGCGGTTCCACTATCCGGCCGCCATTGCGGCCGCCGCCCCGCGCTGGTTCTCGGACAATCTGGCCATGATCGGACGCCGATGCGCATCGCGTTCCTGA
- a CDS encoding sigma 54-interacting transcriptional regulator produces the protein MSTHTPPALAGSSLEVTRARHAAQAAMAERTPLLLIAEEGFDPTAIAQWIHEASRPGQPFVLVSPAREEPADIEASLFGASSRSPAQPVEVLGAGSAFIRAGHGTVFIDGIGELPAVVQRRLARLLRDGEAKASGRVPAPVQARVIASAQPTIHGDVNEGRVRADLYRRLASQEIVVPPLRTRPGDFATLVPAVAAVVSRRLDRPVPTFTQSALTVLAALPWRRNLEELDGLLERILRAAPDDGIKQEDVLAQLSFDGAFSRRAPSASLREARLRFEREYIAAVLEQHHWRMSDAARALGIERANLYRKTRQLGISRAMPAQPAASR, from the coding sequence ATGTCCACACACACCCCCCCGGCGCTGGCCGGAAGCTCCCTCGAGGTCACTCGTGCGCGGCACGCCGCCCAAGCGGCCATGGCCGAGCGAACGCCGCTGTTACTGATTGCCGAAGAAGGCTTCGACCCGACGGCGATCGCGCAGTGGATTCACGAGGCGTCGCGTCCAGGGCAGCCGTTCGTCCTGGTGAGTCCCGCCCGCGAGGAACCGGCGGATATCGAGGCCTCGCTGTTCGGCGCCAGCTCGCGCAGCCCGGCGCAGCCCGTCGAAGTGCTGGGTGCCGGCTCGGCGTTCATCCGCGCCGGCCACGGCACCGTGTTCATCGACGGGATCGGCGAGCTGCCGGCGGTCGTGCAGCGCCGGCTCGCGCGGCTGCTGCGCGACGGCGAAGCGAAGGCATCCGGACGCGTACCCGCGCCGGTACAGGCGCGCGTGATCGCCTCCGCGCAGCCCACCATCCACGGCGACGTCAACGAGGGACGCGTGCGCGCGGATCTCTACCGGCGGCTCGCCTCCCAGGAGATCGTCGTGCCGCCGCTCCGCACCCGCCCCGGCGATTTTGCCACCCTCGTGCCGGCCGTCGCCGCGGTCGTCAGCCGCCGGCTGGATCGTCCCGTGCCGACGTTCACGCAGTCCGCGCTCACCGTGCTCGCCGCGCTGCCGTGGCGGCGCAACCTCGAGGAGCTCGACGGCCTCCTCGAGCGCATCCTGCGCGCCGCGCCCGACGACGGGATCAAGCAGGAGGACGTGCTGGCGCAGTTGTCCTTCGACGGCGCCTTCTCGCGCCGCGCGCCCTCGGCGAGTCTGCGGGAAGCGCGCCTGCGGTTCGAGCGCGAATACATCGCCGCCGTCCTCGAACAGCATCACTGGCGGATGAGCGACGCCGCCCGGGCGCTGGGCATCGAGCGCGCGAACCTGTATCGAAAGACCCGGCAGCTCGGGATCTCCCGCGCGATGCCGGCGCAGCCCGCCGCCTCACGCTAG
- a CDS encoding glycosyltransferase, giving the protein MRIAFLTVSAEMGGSERSLVELLRALRRLRPHWSFDVVLPREGPLAVQARDAGASAVLLPMPAALARFGESGGLGARGAALPRAVGAAAGYARALRRLLETLGTDVIHSNGLKHHVLAAWAHTRRMPLIWHIHEYVTPRPLSRTLLRRSAGRVAAAVANSRSVACDLAEAIGGDLRIETIYNGIDLREFSPSPDPADRADLDGLAGWPAAPPDTLRVGLVATFGRWKGHDVFLQALARLDRSLPIRAYIVGGAVYDTAGSQYSLEELRRMTADAGLGDRVAFTGFVPHTAPVLRALDIVVHASTQPEPFGLAIAEAMACGCAVIVSDAGGAAEIVDVGATALAHRPGDAEELARALAALASDTALRRRLGAAARAAALARFDAETFAAGFARVYESVALAPAGAGA; this is encoded by the coding sequence ATGCGCATCGCGTTCCTGACCGTCTCGGCGGAGATGGGCGGCTCGGAGCGCAGTCTCGTCGAGCTGCTGCGGGCGCTGCGCCGTCTCCGGCCGCACTGGTCGTTCGACGTGGTGCTGCCGCGCGAGGGGCCGTTGGCGGTGCAGGCACGAGACGCAGGTGCATCCGCCGTGCTGCTCCCGATGCCGGCAGCGCTGGCGCGCTTCGGCGAGTCGGGCGGCCTCGGCGCGCGCGGCGCGGCGCTGCCGCGGGCGGTTGGCGCCGCGGCCGGCTACGCGCGGGCGCTGCGGCGTCTCCTCGAGACCCTCGGCACCGATGTGATCCACTCGAACGGGTTGAAGCATCACGTGCTCGCGGCCTGGGCGCATACGCGGCGGATGCCGCTCATCTGGCACATCCACGAGTACGTGACGCCGCGCCCGCTGTCGCGGACGCTGCTGCGCCGGTCGGCCGGGCGGGTCGCCGCCGCGGTCGCCAATTCGCGAAGCGTCGCGTGCGATCTGGCGGAAGCGATCGGCGGCGACTTGCGCATCGAGACGATCTACAACGGCATCGATCTGCGCGAGTTCTCCCCGTCGCCGGATCCCGCGGATCGCGCCGACCTGGACGGCCTCGCCGGGTGGCCGGCCGCGCCGCCGGACACGCTGCGCGTCGGCCTCGTGGCGACATTCGGGCGGTGGAAGGGGCACGACGTCTTCCTGCAGGCGCTGGCGCGGCTCGATCGGTCGCTGCCGATCCGCGCCTACATCGTCGGCGGCGCGGTGTACGACACGGCCGGCAGCCAGTATTCGCTCGAGGAGCTGCGCCGGATGACCGCGGATGCCGGCCTCGGCGATCGCGTGGCGTTCACCGGATTCGTGCCGCACACCGCGCCGGTGCTGCGCGCGCTCGACATCGTCGTCCATGCGAGCACACAACCGGAGCCCTTCGGGCTGGCGATTGCCGAGGCGATGGCCTGCGGCTGCGCCGTCATTGTGAGCGACGCCGGCGGCGCGGCGGAGATCGTGGACGTCGGCGCGACGGCCCTCGCGCACCGGCCGGGGGATGCGGAGGAGTTGGCGCGGGCGCTCGCCGCACTCGCGAGTGACACGGCACTGCGGCGGCGGCTCGGTGCCGCGGCGCGCGCCGCGGCGCTGGCCAGGTTCGACGCCGAGACGTTCGCCGCCGGGTTCGCGCGGGTCTACGAATCGGTGGCGCTTGCGCCGGCCGGGGCGGGCGCATGA
- a CDS encoding DNA-formamidopyrimidine glycosylase family protein, whose product MPELPDIELYLAALRPRVTDRIIERVRVASPFFVRTYDPPVTAIEGHAIRSLSRLGKRLVLALDADLFVVVHLMIAGRLRWRERGAAVPAKVGLAAFDFADATLLFTEAGSRKQASLHVVRGRAAVDAMDPGGVDVDTLSREEFAAALRSGNHTLKRMLTDPHVFSGIGNAYSDEILHAAQLSPVKLTRALSDDEVARLHAATLDVLRRWTARLREETGDAFPDKVTAFRPGMAVHGRFGQPCPRCGAPVQRIVYARNEANYCAPCQTEGRLLADRALSRLLREDWPRTLEEAERRRR is encoded by the coding sequence GTGCCTGAGCTGCCCGACATCGAGCTGTACCTGGCCGCGCTGCGGCCGCGCGTCACCGACCGCATCATCGAACGGGTGCGCGTGGCGAGCCCGTTCTTCGTCCGCACCTACGATCCCCCAGTCACCGCGATCGAGGGGCATGCGATTCGATCGCTTTCGCGCCTCGGCAAGCGGCTGGTCTTGGCACTCGACGCGGACCTGTTCGTCGTCGTCCACCTCATGATCGCGGGGCGGCTGCGCTGGCGCGAGCGCGGCGCCGCCGTCCCGGCGAAGGTTGGCCTGGCGGCGTTCGACTTCGCCGACGCAACGCTGCTCTTCACCGAAGCGGGATCGCGCAAGCAGGCGTCGCTGCACGTCGTCCGCGGCCGAGCCGCCGTCGACGCGATGGATCCGGGCGGCGTGGACGTGGACACGCTGTCGCGCGAGGAGTTTGCCGCCGCGCTGCGCAGCGGCAATCACACGCTGAAGCGCATGCTGACCGATCCGCACGTGTTCAGCGGCATCGGCAACGCCTATTCCGACGAGATCCTGCACGCGGCGCAGCTGTCGCCGGTGAAGCTCACGCGGGCGCTGAGCGACGACGAGGTGGCGCGGCTGCATGCCGCGACGCTCGACGTCCTGCGCCGGTGGACGGCGCGGCTGCGCGAGGAGACCGGCGACGCGTTTCCCGACAAGGTGACCGCGTTCCGTCCCGGGATGGCGGTCCACGGCCGGTTCGGCCAGCCGTGTCCGCGCTGCGGCGCGCCGGTGCAGCGGATCGTCTACGCGCGCAACGAAGCGAACTACTGCGCGCCGTGCCAGACCGAAGGGCGCCTGCTCGCCGATCGCGCGCTGTCCCGGCTGCTGCGGGAGGACTGGCCGAGGACGCTGGAAGAAGCCGAGCGCCGCCGCCGCTGA
- a CDS encoding glycosyltransferase family 4 protein, whose product MRVLHVAAGNLYGGVERMLVEIARAAPGARHEFAVSFEGRLSRELDAAGARRHAIGEVRFRRPLSVWLARRRLGALLRGTKYDAVVCHSPWPYAIASPVLDTPPVLWAHDAQRGDHWTERRVAERAPSLVICNSRYTAAALAAWLPDSPREVVYAPVAPPVPTFPRWEMRARLGATDDTAVIVMTCRFERWKGHVELLRALTALEGNWMLWIAGGPQRPHEQEYEAELRELSASPGLGDRVRFLGERTDVANLLAAADIHCQPNSAPEPFGLAFVEALHAGLPVVTSDAGGAREIVTPACGVLVPPGDVDALRAALAELTASRERRAALGSAGPARARELCDPARQVASLEAALTAARPWAAA is encoded by the coding sequence ATGCGGGTGCTTCACGTCGCCGCCGGCAACCTGTATGGCGGCGTCGAACGGATGCTCGTCGAGATCGCCCGCGCCGCGCCGGGGGCGCGCCACGAGTTCGCGGTGTCGTTCGAGGGACGGCTGTCGCGCGAGCTGGATGCCGCCGGGGCGCGCCGACATGCGATCGGCGAGGTGCGGTTCAGACGTCCGCTGTCGGTCTGGCTGGCGCGGCGCCGCCTGGGGGCGCTGCTGCGCGGCACGAAATACGACGCCGTCGTGTGTCATTCGCCGTGGCCGTATGCGATCGCGTCGCCGGTCCTCGACACGCCGCCGGTCCTGTGGGCGCACGACGCACAGCGCGGCGATCACTGGACCGAGCGCCGCGTCGCCGAACGCGCGCCGTCGCTGGTGATCTGCAACAGCCGCTACACCGCCGCGGCGCTCGCCGCGTGGCTTCCCGACAGCCCCAGGGAGGTCGTCTACGCGCCAGTGGCTCCCCCCGTCCCCACGTTTCCGCGCTGGGAGATGCGCGCGCGCCTTGGCGCGACCGACGACACCGCAGTGATCGTCATGACCTGCCGCTTCGAGCGCTGGAAGGGGCACGTCGAGCTGTTGCGCGCGCTCACGGCGCTCGAGGGGAACTGGATGCTGTGGATCGCAGGCGGACCGCAGCGGCCCCACGAGCAGGAATACGAAGCGGAGCTGCGCGAGCTGAGCGCCTCCCCCGGGCTGGGGGACCGCGTCCGGTTTCTCGGCGAGCGCACCGACGTCGCGAATCTGCTCGCCGCGGCAGACATTCACTGCCAGCCCAACTCCGCCCCCGAACCGTTCGGCCTCGCGTTCGTCGAGGCGCTCCATGCCGGTCTCCCCGTGGTCACCAGCGATGCCGGCGGTGCGCGCGAGATCGTCACGCCGGCGTGCGGCGTGCTGGTGCCACCGGGCGACGTCGACGCGCTGCGCGCCGCGCTCGCGGAATTGACCGCGAGCCGCGAACGCCGGGCGGCGCTCGGCTCGGCGGGTCCGGCGCGGGCGCGCGAGTTGTGCGATCCGGCGCGGCAGGTCGCCTCGCTCGAGGCCGCGCTGACGGCGGCAAGGCCATGGGCGGCGGCGTGA
- a CDS encoding thiamine pyrophosphate-dependent enzyme yields the protein MADPVAVQARASVAARLTAFVLERFPFAASAVASALESLAPGDVADAAAIERVRGLLPQALRRVLPAPPHGLPETTPAVAAAARWSAAVDELIEACDGFLRRAALACSLTAEERREMLRGMALTRATDNRLKAFFAGGDVRYGGAAFQGKGFRSLGQEAIYAAGLRLRRGDAYRSDRGWQGDVVAPLIRDLGVALAMKPDASTVRMVLAAQMAKAGPPMNGKDLHIGDFESGILPASAPLAIGTLTVAGMAMAFAQQGDGRVALSFIGEGGSSLGEWHEAINLCAARRLPAVFCVQNNQTALSTPVADQSAVRVFADKAQGYGIPGVTIDGTDPDEIAAAFAWAVERAREGRGPSLIELVCMRMCGHAHHDDMLYLGKDPQPSWQYPALGEQGYANPRLYAYWSARDPIATYAARLESEGVIASGDVDRLRADAEALVEEQARAVIEAPWPEAAIAGEGVLAGEPRRTRVEVLDPAVRNAVAVAPALPPVEENAPRDPRGRTFLEAVMLGVGDALRADPRVFVYGEDVGGSYGNAFLLLRPLLEEFGSRILNSPLAEGAVLGVCVGAALAGQRPIGEMQFNDFVATGFNQLVNNAAKIRYRWGGSVPMVVRMPWGGLRHAGPYHSQNTEPWFYRVPGLKIVVPSTPADARALMAAAVADPDPVLYYEHIALYRDPRVKQRLAAEPPAPIAIGRAALRRAGDDLAIVSYGAYVHTALAIAERLADDGIAASVLDLRTLSPLDRETLLAVARHCGRVLIVHEDSRTGGIGESVAAIVQEEAFEWLDAPVRVIGALDTPVPYSPPLEEAFLPGEAAIERAARLLAAY from the coding sequence ATGGCTGACCCCGTGGCCGTGCAGGCGCGCGCCTCCGTCGCCGCGCGCTTGACGGCGTTCGTCCTCGAACGCTTTCCGTTCGCCGCGTCGGCGGTTGCCTCCGCGCTCGAGTCGCTGGCCCCCGGCGATGTCGCCGATGCCGCCGCGATCGAGCGCGTGCGCGGCTTGCTGCCTCAAGCGCTGCGCCGCGTGCTGCCGGCGCCGCCGCACGGGCTGCCCGAGACGACGCCCGCGGTCGCCGCCGCGGCGCGCTGGTCCGCCGCCGTGGACGAGCTGATCGAAGCGTGCGACGGGTTCCTCCGCCGCGCGGCGCTCGCGTGTTCGCTGACCGCTGAAGAGCGCCGCGAGATGCTCCGCGGCATGGCGCTGACCCGCGCCACCGACAACCGCCTGAAAGCGTTCTTTGCCGGCGGCGACGTCCGCTACGGCGGCGCCGCGTTCCAGGGGAAGGGCTTCCGGTCGCTGGGACAGGAGGCGATCTACGCCGCCGGCCTGCGGCTGCGCCGCGGTGACGCGTACCGGTCCGATCGCGGCTGGCAGGGAGACGTGGTCGCGCCGCTGATTCGCGATCTCGGCGTCGCGCTGGCGATGAAGCCCGACGCATCCACCGTGCGCATGGTGCTGGCCGCGCAGATGGCCAAAGCGGGGCCGCCGATGAACGGCAAGGATCTGCACATCGGCGATTTCGAGTCCGGCATCCTGCCGGCGTCCGCGCCGCTGGCGATCGGCACGCTGACCGTCGCGGGAATGGCGATGGCGTTCGCGCAGCAGGGCGACGGACGCGTCGCGCTCTCCTTCATCGGCGAGGGAGGCTCGTCGCTCGGCGAGTGGCACGAGGCCATCAACCTCTGCGCGGCGCGGCGTCTCCCTGCCGTGTTCTGCGTGCAGAACAACCAGACCGCATTGTCGACGCCGGTGGCGGATCAGTCGGCGGTGCGCGTGTTCGCCGACAAGGCGCAGGGCTACGGGATCCCGGGGGTCACGATCGACGGAACCGATCCCGACGAGATTGCCGCGGCGTTCGCCTGGGCCGTGGAGCGGGCGCGCGAAGGCCGGGGACCGTCGCTGATCGAGCTGGTGTGCATGCGGATGTGCGGCCATGCGCATCATGACGACATGCTGTATCTCGGCAAGGATCCGCAGCCGTCGTGGCAGTATCCGGCGCTTGGCGAGCAGGGCTACGCGAACCCGCGGCTGTACGCCTACTGGAGCGCGCGCGATCCGATCGCCACGTACGCGGCGCGCCTCGAGTCCGAAGGGGTGATCGCGTCCGGCGACGTCGATCGCCTGCGCGCCGACGCGGAGGCGCTCGTCGAGGAACAGGCGCGGGCGGTGATCGAGGCGCCGTGGCCCGAGGCGGCGATCGCCGGCGAGGGCGTGCTGGCGGGTGAACCGCGGCGAACGCGGGTCGAAGTGCTCGATCCCGCCGTCCGCAATGCCGTGGCCGTCGCCCCGGCGCTGCCGCCGGTGGAAGAAAACGCGCCGCGCGATCCCAGGGGGCGCACGTTCCTCGAGGCGGTGATGCTCGGTGTCGGCGACGCGCTGCGCGCCGATCCGCGCGTCTTCGTGTACGGCGAGGACGTCGGCGGCAGTTACGGCAACGCCTTCCTGCTGCTGCGGCCGCTGCTCGAGGAGTTCGGATCGCGCATCCTGAATTCCCCGCTCGCCGAAGGGGCGGTGCTGGGCGTGTGCGTCGGCGCCGCGCTCGCCGGCCAGCGGCCGATCGGCGAGATGCAGTTCAACGACTTCGTCGCCACCGGCTTCAATCAACTGGTGAACAACGCGGCGAAGATCCGCTATCGCTGGGGCGGATCGGTGCCGATGGTCGTTCGCATGCCGTGGGGCGGCCTGCGTCATGCCGGTCCGTATCACAGCCAGAACACCGAGCCATGGTTCTACCGCGTTCCCGGCCTGAAGATCGTCGTGCCGTCCACGCCGGCGGACGCCCGCGCCCTGATGGCCGCGGCAGTCGCCGATCCTGACCCCGTCCTCTATTACGAGCACATCGCCCTCTATCGCGATCCGCGCGTCAAACAACGGCTCGCGGCCGAGCCGCCCGCCCCGATCGCGATCGGCCGCGCCGCGCTGCGCCGCGCCGGCGACGATCTCGCGATCGTGTCCTACGGCGCCTACGTGCACACGGCGCTCGCCATCGCCGAGCGGCTGGCGGACGACGGCATCGCGGCGTCGGTGCTCGATTTGCGGACGCTGTCGCCGCTCGATCGCGAGACGCTGCTCGCCGTCGCGCGGCACTGCGGCCGCGTGCTGATCGTTCACGAGGATTCGCGCACCGGCGGCATCGGCGAGAGCGTCGCGGCGATCGTGCAGGAGGAGGCGTTCGAGTGGCTCGACGCTCCGGTGCGGGTGATCGGCGCGCTCGACACGCCGGTGCCGTACTCGCCGCCGCTCGAGGAGGCGTTCCTGCCCGGCGAGGCGGCGATCGAGCGCGCCGCCCGTCTTCTCGCGGCCTACTGA